In Streptomyces seoulensis, the following are encoded in one genomic region:
- a CDS encoding aminoglycoside phosphotransferase family protein — translation MTVTGTDITADLIRDLLREQHPDLAERPLKLGALGWDNQVWRLGDDLAVRMPWATGSADALLRKEHAWLPALAEGLPLPVPVPQRLGEPSARFPRPWLVTTWVPGEPADRAPATRPEEAADALAAFLTAFHRPAPERAPAGRDRGGRLSDFAEALTGSLAWAAGLGLVEHPDTVRAIWEDAAAAPGWTGPRLWLHGDLHPANVLTTDGTFSGVIDFGDLFAGDPAYDLAAAWILLPDGAQDRFHAAYRPTPAPATLRRARGWAILRALAGLRIGHAGEEGRPGGKPTWGPPGRASLRRLTESFRP, via the coding sequence ATGACAGTCACCGGGACGGACATCACGGCGGACCTGATCCGGGATCTGCTGCGCGAGCAGCACCCCGACCTGGCGGAACGCCCCCTGAAGCTGGGCGCGCTCGGCTGGGACAACCAGGTGTGGCGGCTCGGCGACGACCTCGCCGTCCGTATGCCCTGGGCCACCGGGTCGGCGGACGCCCTGCTGCGCAAGGAACACGCCTGGCTGCCGGCCCTCGCCGAGGGCCTGCCCCTCCCCGTCCCGGTTCCGCAGCGTCTCGGCGAGCCCTCCGCCCGCTTCCCGAGACCCTGGCTGGTCACCACCTGGGTACCGGGCGAGCCCGCCGACCGCGCCCCGGCGACCCGCCCCGAGGAGGCCGCCGACGCCCTCGCCGCCTTCCTGACCGCCTTTCACCGCCCCGCCCCCGAGCGGGCACCGGCGGGCCGGGACCGGGGCGGCCGGCTCTCCGACTTCGCGGAAGCCCTCACCGGCTCCCTCGCCTGGGCCGCCGGACTGGGCCTCGTCGAGCACCCCGACACCGTCCGCGCCATCTGGGAGGACGCGGCCGCCGCACCCGGCTGGACCGGTCCCCGCCTCTGGCTCCACGGCGACCTGCACCCCGCCAACGTCCTCACCACCGACGGCACCTTCTCCGGCGTCATCGACTTCGGCGACCTCTTCGCCGGCGACCCCGCCTACGACCTCGCCGCCGCCTGGATCCTCCTCCCCGACGGCGCACAGGACCGCTTCCACGCCGCCTACCGCCCCACCCCGGCCCCCGCCACCCTCCGCCGGGCCCGCGGCTGGGCCATCCTCCGCGCCCTCGCGGGCCTCCGCATCGGCCACGCGGGCGAAGAGGGCCGCCCCGGCGGCAAGCCCACCTGGGGACCACCGGGACGAGCCTCCCTGCGCCGCCTCACGGAGTCGTTCCGCCCCTGA
- a CDS encoding ATP-binding cassette domain-containing protein, whose translation MAWAIDRRAVLLLLTCQVATGVSAAVLLTATARAMTPLLGAGAVADRLRAALPALVVVACASATARTALAVARYAERRITPRLMTATDTTLVEAVCRVEAAACAVDGFSDRQEAAEMGVTRTQVMVMDAQRFTSALIRMVTAGAVVTVLNPLVLPLLLLAVAPAAVGAVLTARVDYDTHYANIADRNVRGMTRWWATTPKYGDEVRANGMTDYLLYWYRALSERVDRRTLAAAPRTLRIALSSSFAGGVFLTATWGLLAWLAVTGRVAPAVAVTAVVAVQTTLSALSQLVMEGAAVFHTSLYLGDMQAFFDHAAERAPRRGGAVVGEPVEEIRLEEVSYRYPGKDRAAVDGISLALRRGEILAVVGVNGSGKSTLTRLITGIYLADKGRVVWNGTDLADADPATVWDNTGLVPQIFAQWPLRVRENVTLGQPRSHDDGPVWDAVEAVGMRESVEELPAGLDTLLAREIFGGTELSGGQWQRLACSRALYRRPPLLILDEPTSQMDPHGEHAIFEHIKAISADRITIVITHRLENTRIADRIVVMDRGRITEQGTYDDLVHAGGTFADLLRLSQDR comes from the coding sequence ATGGCGTGGGCGATCGACCGCCGGGCCGTCCTGCTGCTGCTCACCTGCCAGGTGGCGACCGGGGTGTCGGCCGCCGTCCTGCTCACCGCCACGGCCCGCGCGATGACCCCGCTGCTCGGCGCGGGCGCGGTGGCGGACCGGCTGCGCGCGGCCCTGCCCGCGCTGGTCGTCGTCGCCTGCGCGAGCGCGACGGCCCGTACCGCGCTGGCCGTCGCCCGCTATGCGGAGCGCCGGATCACTCCGCGGCTGATGACCGCCACGGACACCACCCTGGTCGAGGCGGTCTGCCGGGTGGAGGCGGCCGCCTGCGCGGTGGACGGCTTCTCGGACCGGCAGGAAGCCGCCGAGATGGGCGTGACGCGTACGCAGGTCATGGTGATGGACGCCCAGCGGTTCACGTCGGCGCTGATCAGGATGGTCACCGCGGGCGCGGTCGTCACCGTGCTGAACCCGCTGGTGCTGCCGCTGCTCCTGCTGGCCGTCGCCCCGGCCGCCGTCGGCGCCGTGCTCACCGCGCGAGTGGACTACGACACCCACTACGCCAACATCGCGGACCGCAACGTCCGGGGCATGACCCGCTGGTGGGCGACGACCCCGAAGTACGGCGACGAGGTCCGCGCCAACGGCATGACCGACTACCTGCTGTACTGGTACCGGGCCCTGTCCGAGCGGGTCGACCGGCGCACCCTGGCCGCCGCGCCGAGGACCCTGCGGATCGCGCTGTCCTCCTCCTTCGCCGGGGGTGTGTTCCTCACCGCGACCTGGGGGCTGCTGGCCTGGCTGGCCGTCACCGGGCGGGTGGCGCCGGCGGTCGCCGTCACCGCCGTGGTCGCGGTGCAGACGACGCTCTCCGCGCTGTCGCAACTGGTCATGGAGGGCGCGGCCGTCTTCCACACCAGCCTCTACCTGGGTGACATGCAGGCGTTCTTCGACCACGCCGCCGAGCGGGCACCCCGGCGTGGGGGCGCGGTCGTCGGGGAGCCGGTGGAGGAGATCCGGCTGGAGGAGGTCAGCTACCGGTATCCGGGCAAGGACCGGGCCGCCGTGGACGGGATCTCCCTGGCGTTGCGGCGCGGCGAGATCCTGGCGGTCGTGGGGGTGAACGGCTCCGGCAAGAGCACCCTGACCCGGCTGATCACCGGCATCTACCTGGCCGACAAGGGCCGCGTGGTGTGGAACGGCACCGATCTCGCGGACGCCGATCCGGCGACCGTCTGGGACAACACCGGTCTGGTGCCGCAGATCTTCGCGCAGTGGCCCCTGCGGGTCCGGGAGAACGTCACCCTCGGCCAGCCCCGCAGCCATGACGACGGCCCGGTGTGGGACGCGGTCGAGGCCGTCGGCATGCGGGAGTCGGTGGAGGAGCTGCCCGCCGGGCTGGACACGCTGCTCGCCCGGGAGATCTTCGGCGGCACCGAGCTGTCCGGGGGCCAGTGGCAGCGGCTCGCGTGTTCACGGGCGCTGTACCGCCGTCCGCCGCTGCTGATCCTGGACGAGCCGACGTCCCAGATGGACCCGCACGGCGAGCACGCCATCTTCGAGCACATCAAGGCGATCTCCGCCGACCGGATCACCATCGTCATCACCCACCGCCTGGAGAACACCCGGATCGCGGACCGGATCGTCGTGATGGACCGGGGCCGGATCACCGAGCAGGGCACGTACGACGATCTCGTGCACGCCGGCGGCACCTTCGCCGACCTGCTGCGGCTGTCCCAGGACCGCTGA
- a CDS encoding glutathione S-transferase family protein — protein MGGDGNSALGHKKFERSKSHFTDRITADGRDGRRVESGRYRLVVSRACPWASRAVISRRLLGLERALPMAVTDPVQDDRSWRFTLDPGGRDPVLGIRYLAEAYEKREPGAPGGVSVPAIVDVPSGELVTNDYQQLTLDLATEWTALHREGAPDLYPEHLRDEIDEVMAEVYEDVNNGVYRAGFASDQEEYEAACAGVFRRLEALAGRLAGQRYLVGDTITEADIRLFTTLVRFDPVYHGHFKCNLWKLTENPVLWAYARDLFQTPGFGDTVDFDHIKRHYYQVHSGINPTGIVPLGPDLAGWLSPHHREELGGRPFGDGTPPGPVAPHERVGPRGLPA, from the coding sequence ATGGGTGGCGACGGCAACAGCGCCTTGGGCCACAAGAAGTTCGAGCGGTCCAAGAGCCATTTCACGGACCGGATCACCGCGGACGGCCGGGACGGCCGGCGGGTGGAGTCCGGGCGGTACCGGCTGGTGGTCTCACGGGCCTGCCCGTGGGCGAGCCGGGCGGTGATCTCGCGCCGCCTGCTCGGGCTGGAGCGGGCACTGCCCATGGCGGTCACCGACCCCGTGCAGGACGACCGGAGCTGGCGCTTCACCCTCGACCCCGGCGGCCGGGACCCGGTGCTCGGCATCCGGTACCTGGCCGAGGCGTACGAGAAACGGGAGCCGGGCGCGCCCGGCGGGGTGAGCGTGCCCGCGATCGTGGACGTCCCCAGCGGCGAGCTGGTCACCAACGACTACCAGCAGCTCACCCTGGACCTGGCCACCGAGTGGACGGCCCTGCACCGCGAGGGCGCCCCGGACCTGTACCCGGAGCACCTGCGCGACGAGATCGACGAGGTGATGGCGGAGGTCTACGAGGACGTCAACAACGGGGTGTACCGGGCCGGGTTCGCCTCGGACCAGGAGGAGTACGAGGCGGCGTGCGCCGGGGTGTTCCGGCGGCTGGAGGCGCTGGCCGGGCGGCTGGCGGGGCAGCGCTATCTGGTCGGGGACACGATCACCGAGGCGGACATCCGGCTGTTCACCACGCTGGTCCGCTTCGACCCGGTCTACCACGGGCACTTCAAGTGCAATCTGTGGAAGCTGACGGAGAACCCGGTGCTGTGGGCGTACGCGCGGGACCTGTTCCAGACGCCGGGGTTCGGGGACACGGTCGACTTCGACCACATCAAGCGGCACTACTACCAGGTCCACTCCGGCATCAACCCGACCGGGATCGTGCCGCTCGGCCCGGACCTCGCCGGCTGGCTGAGCCCGCACCACCGCGAGGAGCTGGGCGGCCGGCCGTTCGGTGACGGCACCCCGCCGGGGCCCGTGGCGCCGCACGAGCGGGTGGGACCCCGAGGTCTGCCTGCATGA
- a CDS encoding DUF4235 domain-containing protein: MAKNKTKKKLSLTYKPVGFVMSWAGGALAGLAFRKAWMAIRHEEDAPDALDRDRGWGEVLLAAAVQGAIFAVVRSAVDRTGAKAIERSTGVWPVAEKGGRD, translated from the coding sequence ATGGCGAAGAACAAGACGAAGAAGAAACTCTCGCTCACCTACAAGCCGGTCGGCTTCGTGATGAGCTGGGCCGGCGGTGCGCTGGCCGGACTGGCCTTCCGCAAGGCGTGGATGGCCATACGGCACGAGGAGGACGCGCCCGACGCGCTGGACCGCGACCGCGGCTGGGGCGAGGTGCTGCTCGCGGCGGCCGTGCAGGGCGCGATCTTCGCGGTGGTGCGCAGCGCCGTGGACCGTACGGGGGCCAAGGCCATCGAGCGGTCGACGGGTGTGTGGCCGGTGGCCGAGAAGGGCGGCCGGGACTGA
- a CDS encoding VOC family protein encodes MTLVKAGVVVLDCAEPEKLAAFYEELLDGEQTVASANLVQIRGADGFRIAFRRDVNATPPSWPRPENSLQAHVEFMVDDLDAAERRIVSLGGRPIETRDAVGPHEERGYSDPSGHSFTVRLNPPTAPKQG; translated from the coding sequence ATGACGCTGGTCAAAGCGGGCGTGGTGGTGCTCGACTGTGCCGAGCCGGAGAAACTGGCCGCGTTCTACGAGGAGTTGCTGGACGGCGAACAGACCGTCGCCTCCGCCAACCTGGTGCAGATACGGGGTGCGGACGGCTTCCGCATCGCCTTCCGCCGCGATGTGAACGCCACGCCCCCGAGCTGGCCCCGCCCGGAGAACTCCCTTCAGGCACATGTCGAGTTCATGGTGGACGACCTCGACGCGGCCGAGCGGCGCATCGTCTCGCTCGGCGGCCGCCCCATCGAGACCCGGGACGCGGTGGGTCCGCACGAGGAGCGCGGCTACTCCGACCCGTCGGGCCACTCCTTCACGGTGCGGCTCAACCCGCCGACCGCGCCCAAGCAGGGCTGA
- a CDS encoding Dyp-type peroxidase — protein sequence MDYSAVAKHDLKTEPQYIDAPLTSAAAFLVLNINDGDEAMDKARSVVASIEDLLKDIKIQVNTGIFTANLGISHHAWEPLTRKPLPKELKPFQEIRGAQHTAVATEGDLFYHIRADSVDLVVEFEKILLEAFGDSVTAVDDVTGFRYYNGRDLLEFVDGTANPIGLSLPAATLVGEEDPAYTGGSYVVIQKYLHDLKDWRAQTTETQEQIIGRTKFDNIELPDATEGQKSHKTLCTIQDAEGEHDILRDNMPFATPGKGEYGTYFIGYSRHLWVTEKMLERMFIGDPPPLHDRILDYSRAVTGVTFFCPPRKFLVDLAD from the coding sequence ATGGATTACAGCGCCGTCGCCAAGCACGACCTGAAGACCGAGCCGCAGTACATCGACGCGCCGCTGACCTCCGCGGCCGCCTTCCTGGTGCTGAACATCAACGACGGCGACGAGGCCATGGACAAGGCGCGGTCGGTGGTGGCGAGCATCGAGGACCTGCTGAAAGACATCAAGATCCAGGTGAACACCGGGATCTTCACCGCGAATCTCGGTATCTCGCACCACGCCTGGGAACCGCTGACCCGGAAACCGCTGCCGAAGGAACTCAAGCCTTTCCAGGAGATCCGGGGCGCCCAGCACACGGCGGTCGCCACCGAGGGCGATCTCTTTTACCACATCCGCGCCGATTCGGTCGATCTCGTCGTGGAATTCGAGAAAATCCTCCTGGAGGCGTTCGGTGATTCCGTGACGGCCGTGGACGACGTCACCGGATTCCGTTACTACAACGGCCGCGACCTCCTGGAATTCGTGGACGGCACCGCCAATCCGATCGGCCTCTCCCTGCCCGCCGCCACCCTGGTCGGCGAGGAGGACCCGGCGTACACGGGCGGAAGCTACGTCGTCATCCAGAAATACCTGCACGACCTCAAGGACTGGCGCGCCCAGACCACCGAGACGCAGGAACAGATCATCGGCCGCACCAAGTTCGACAACATCGAACTCCCCGACGCGACCGAGGGCCAGAAGTCGCACAAGACGCTGTGCACCATCCAGGACGCCGAGGGCGAGCACGACATCCTCCGCGACAACATGCCGTTCGCCACCCCCGGCAAGGGCGAGTACGGAACCTACTTCATCGGCTACTCCCGGCACCTGTGGGTCACCGAGAAGATGCTGGAGCGCATGTTCATCGGGGACCCGCCGCCGCTGCACGACCGCATCCTCGACTACTCACGGGCGGTCACCGGCGTCACCTTCTTCTGCCCGCCCCGGAAGTTCCTCGTCGACCTCGCGGACTGA
- a CDS encoding Pls/PosA family non-ribosomal peptide synthetase gives MVEQSSDVHIEGTDDETLIGRRDGGPVAVKTETRLADVLADVMGVENVPADAHFFEALGANSLVMAQFCARVRKREDLPSPSMKDIYRYPTVRALAEALAQSAPAPADALSPAPAVLPPEPVRRASTMSHTLCGTAQLLIFLGYSLVAGFVTASGYEWVATGRGVWDVYLRSLVFGGVGFVALCAFPVVAKWVLVGRWKPGQFPVWGLAYLRFWVVKALLHANPMILFIGNPLYVFYLRALGARIGKGVTILTHSVPVCTDLLTIGSGTVIRKDSFFLGYRAHAGYIQTGRISLGRDVYIGEKTILDIDTAMGDGAQLGHSSSLHRGQSIPAGEHRHGSPAQVTDVDYLRVAPARCGTGRRAWFGLASLLQLFLLYIPLGVGGLYILFNAVPAVRRRLDPKTALPLGELVTDALVLSLLLFTGFVVLGLALLCTLPRLLNLVVPPDRVFPLYGFRYAVHRASARMTNIKFFAWLFGDSSYIVHYLRGLGYDLSHVEQTGSNFGTEIQHENPLLVTVGSGTMVADGLSVINADYSATSFRVSRTTIGAHNFLGNNIAYPIGGRTGENCLLATKVMVPLDGEVREGVGLLGSPSFEIPRSVERDSRFDKFRSGAELRRSLATKNRFNLRSMAFMLFVRWLHVFGLTMLALATVELYGVLGHVVIATYMALTLALSTLYYVLLERCLTRFRRLRPMLCSIYDPAFWAQERLWKVPDRHLNIYNGTPFKALVWRLMGVRIGRRVFDDGCYMTDRTLAVIGDDCTLNAGSKVQCHSQEDGTFKSDISILGTGCTLGVASHVHYGVTMGDGARLAPDSFLMKGEEVPAHARWGGNPAVEMPEEAVLPAGAGRRTPPSVDSAATASVN, from the coding sequence ATGGTGGAACAGTCCTCGGACGTCCATATAGAAGGAACGGACGACGAAACCCTCATAGGCCGGCGTGACGGCGGCCCGGTGGCGGTGAAGACCGAAACGCGGCTGGCGGATGTGCTGGCCGACGTCATGGGTGTGGAGAACGTTCCGGCCGATGCGCACTTCTTCGAGGCTCTCGGTGCCAATTCCCTGGTCATGGCGCAATTCTGTGCCCGGGTGCGGAAGCGGGAGGATCTGCCTTCCCCGTCCATGAAGGACATCTACCGGTATCCCACGGTCCGCGCCCTGGCGGAGGCGCTCGCACAGTCCGCCCCGGCTCCCGCCGACGCCCTCTCCCCCGCCCCCGCGGTGCTGCCGCCGGAGCCGGTGCGACGGGCGAGCACGATGTCCCACACCCTGTGCGGAACGGCCCAGTTGCTGATCTTCCTGGGATACTCGCTGGTCGCCGGTTTCGTCACCGCGAGCGGTTACGAATGGGTCGCCACCGGCAGGGGTGTGTGGGACGTGTATCTGCGCTCCCTGGTCTTCGGCGGTGTCGGGTTCGTGGCCCTGTGTGCGTTCCCGGTGGTCGCCAAGTGGGTGCTGGTCGGGCGCTGGAAACCCGGGCAGTTCCCGGTCTGGGGCCTCGCCTACCTGCGCTTCTGGGTCGTCAAGGCGCTCCTCCATGCCAATCCGATGATCCTGTTCATCGGCAACCCGCTGTATGTGTTCTATCTGCGGGCGCTCGGCGCCCGGATCGGCAAGGGCGTCACGATCCTCACCCACTCGGTGCCGGTCTGCACGGACCTGCTGACGATCGGCTCCGGCACGGTCATCCGCAAGGACTCGTTCTTCCTGGGCTACCGGGCGCACGCCGGGTACATCCAGACCGGCCGGATCAGCCTCGGCCGGGACGTGTACATCGGTGAGAAGACCATCCTGGACATCGACACCGCGATGGGCGACGGCGCCCAGCTCGGGCACTCCTCGTCGCTGCACCGGGGCCAGTCGATCCCGGCCGGTGAGCACCGGCACGGCTCCCCCGCGCAGGTCACCGACGTCGACTACCTGCGCGTCGCGCCCGCCCGGTGTGGCACCGGGCGCCGGGCCTGGTTCGGACTCGCCTCGCTGCTCCAGCTGTTCCTGCTGTACATCCCGCTCGGGGTGGGCGGCCTGTACATCCTGTTCAACGCGGTGCCGGCGGTCCGCAGACGGCTGGACCCCAAGACGGCGCTCCCCCTCGGAGAGCTGGTGACCGACGCGCTGGTCCTCTCGCTGTTGCTGTTCACCGGCTTCGTCGTCCTGGGCCTGGCCCTGCTGTGCACCCTGCCGCGCCTGCTGAACCTGGTGGTCCCGCCGGACCGGGTGTTCCCGCTCTACGGCTTCCGGTACGCGGTGCACCGGGCGTCCGCGCGGATGACCAACATCAAGTTCTTCGCCTGGCTCTTCGGCGACAGCTCGTACATCGTGCACTACCTGCGCGGCCTCGGGTACGACCTCTCGCACGTCGAGCAGACCGGGTCGAACTTCGGCACCGAGATCCAGCACGAGAACCCGCTGCTGGTCACGGTGGGCAGCGGCACGATGGTGGCCGACGGGCTGTCCGTGATCAACGCGGACTACTCGGCCACGTCGTTCCGGGTGTCGCGGACGACGATCGGGGCGCACAACTTCCTCGGCAACAACATCGCCTACCCCATCGGCGGCCGGACCGGCGAGAACTGCCTGCTGGCGACCAAGGTGATGGTGCCGCTCGACGGGGAGGTCCGCGAGGGGGTCGGGCTGCTCGGTTCGCCGTCCTTCGAGATCCCTCGGTCGGTGGAGCGCGACAGCCGGTTCGACAAGTTCCGGTCCGGCGCCGAGCTGCGCCGGAGCCTCGCCACGAAGAACCGTTTCAACCTGCGCTCGATGGCCTTCATGCTGTTCGTGCGCTGGCTGCACGTGTTCGGCCTCACCATGCTGGCCCTGGCCACGGTGGAGCTGTACGGCGTGCTCGGGCACGTGGTGATCGCCACCTACATGGCGCTGACGCTGGCCCTGTCCACGCTCTACTACGTGCTGCTGGAGCGCTGCCTCACCCGCTTCCGCCGGCTGCGCCCGATGCTGTGCTCCATCTACGACCCGGCCTTCTGGGCGCAGGAGCGCCTGTGGAAGGTGCCGGACCGGCATCTGAACATCTACAACGGCACCCCCTTCAAGGCCCTGGTCTGGCGCCTGATGGGTGTCCGCATCGGCCGCAGGGTGTTCGACGACGGCTGCTACATGACGGACCGCACGCTCGCCGTCATCGGCGACGACTGCACCCTGAACGCCGGCAGCAAGGTCCAGTGCCACTCGCAGGAGGACGGCACCTTCAAGTCCGACATCAGCATCCTCGGCACGGGCTGCACGCTCGGCGTCGCCTCGCACGTCCACTACGGCGTGACCATGGGCGACGGCGCGCGGCTGGCGCCCGACTCCTTCCTCATGAAGGGCGAGGAGGTACCCGCGCACGCGCGCTGGGGCGGCAACCCCGCCGTGGAGATGCCGGAGGAAGCGGTGCTGCCCGCCGGTGCCGGCCGCAGGACCCCACCGTCCGTCGACAGCGCCGCCACGGCGTCCGTGAACTGA